In the genome of Candidatus Margulisiibacteriota bacterium, the window CTTTGTAGACCGCTTCGACCGACCCGGCCGCTTCGATCAGATGCCGGGCCTTTTCCACGTTGACCGTGTCGGCATTGATGGTCAGCTCCTGCAGGGTGGCGAAAGCCGGGGCAAGCAGGACCAGCAGGAAAAACCCGCTAAGCGACCTCTTCATACCTGGTTTCTTTGCTGCTGAACTTGGCGATATCCTTGCGGAAGACCAGCTCCACGGTCCCGACCGGGCCGTTGCGCTGCTTGGCGATGATGATCTCGGCGATATTCCCCCGCTCCGATTGCGGATTATAATAATCCTCGCGGTGGATCATCATGACCAGGTCGGCGGTCTGCTCGATCTCGCCCGATTCGCGCAGGTCCGACAGCCGCGGGATCCGGTCCGGCCGCTGTTCGACCGCCCGGGAAAGCTGCGACAGGGCGACGACCGGGACCTCGAGCTCCCGGGCCAGCGTCTTGAGCGAGCGCGCGATGTCCGAGATCTCCTGGACCCTATTCTCCGACCGCTCGCGCCCGCGCATCAGCTGGAGGTAGTCGACGATCACCAGGCCGAGCCCCTTTTCGATCTTGAGCCGCCGGGCCTTGGCCCGGATCTCGGTCGCGGTCATCGAAGAGGTGTCGTCGATAAAGAGCGGCGCCTCGGAGAGGCGGCCGAGCGCCCGGGTGAGCTTTTTCCAGCCGGTGTCGGAGAGGCTGCCGGTCTTGAGCTGCTGGGCGTTGACCTCGGCTTCGGAACAGAGCATCCGCTGGGCCAACTGTTCCTTGCTCATTTCCAGGGAAAAGATCGCGACCGGGATCTTGTGTTTGATCGCGACCTCCTGGGCGATGTTGAGAGCGAACGCCGTCTTACCGACCGACGGACGGGCGGCGATAATGATCAGGTCGGACGCCTGGAAACCGGCGGTCAGCTGGTCGAGATCGGGGAAACCGGTCGTCGTGCCGGTGATCGACTCTTTCTTGCCGTAGAGCGCGTCGATCTTATCGAGCACCTTCTTGATGACCGAGTCGATCTTCTGGAACCCTTCCCGGGAGCGCTTCAGGGCGATGTCGAAGATCGATTTTTCCGCCCGGTCGAGGACCTGGTCGACGTCGTCGGGATTACTGAAGGCCTCGCCGACCATGGCGGTGCCCGACTCGATCAGCCGGCGCAGCAGCGCTTTTTCTTCGACGATCTTGGCGTAGTACTCGGCGTTGGCCGCGGTCGGCACCGAATTGAGCAGGTCGGTGACGTAGACCGAGCCGCCGGCGGCGTCCAGCTTGCCGGCCTTGCGGAGCCCTTCCGTGACGGTGACCAGGTCGACCGGTTCGCCCCGGTCGAACAGCTCGATGATCGCTTCGTAGATATAGCGGTGGGCGTCGCGGTAGAAGCTGGCGGGAGCCAGCAGCTCCAGGACGCGGACGACGGCGTTCTTGTCCAGAAGCATGGCGCCGATCACGGACTGCTCGGCGGCTAAATTTTGTGGGGGTATCTTCTCGTCTGCCATTGGAATGTTAATTTTACTCTATTCGGGTGACGATTTCAACGCCCGAAACCGGGATAGGAAGGCGGCTTGTACTGGCCTTTATAGATCAAGATAAAGACTACGACAATGATGCAAATGATTAGGACCAGAAAAGCCTGAGACGTGGTCATAAGACCTTTTTCAGGTAGCGGCCCGTATAGCTTTGCGGCACCTTGGCGACCTCTTCCGGCGTCCCCTCGGCGACGATCCGCCCCCCCTCGTCCCCGCCTTCGGGGCCCAGGTCGATGACCTGGTCGGCGGTCTTGATGAC includes:
- the dnaB gene encoding replicative DNA helicase; the protein is MADEKIPPQNLAAEQSVIGAMLLDKNAVVRVLELLAPASFYRDAHRYIYEAIIELFDRGEPVDLVTVTEGLRKAGKLDAAGGSVYVTDLLNSVPTAANAEYYAKIVEEKALLRRLIESGTAMVGEAFSNPDDVDQVLDRAEKSIFDIALKRSREGFQKIDSVIKKVLDKIDALYGKKESITGTTTGFPDLDQLTAGFQASDLIIIAARPSVGKTAFALNIAQEVAIKHKIPVAIFSLEMSKEQLAQRMLCSEAEVNAQQLKTGSLSDTGWKKLTRALGRLSEAPLFIDDTSSMTATEIRAKARRLKIEKGLGLVIVDYLQLMRGRERSENRVQEISDIARSLKTLARELEVPVVALSQLSRAVEQRPDRIPRLSDLRESGEIEQTADLVMMIHREDYYNPQSERGNIAEIIIAKQRNGPVGTVELVFRKDIAKFSSKETRYEEVA